A single Bacillota bacterium DNA region contains:
- the secA gene encoding preprotein translocase subunit SecA, with translation MLSVLRSLFDDNAREIKRLQKTVDQINSLEPQIRGLSDSQLRAKTAEFKNRLAQGETLDDLLPEAFAVVREAARRVLGMRPFDVQLMGGIVLHQGRIAEMKTGEGKTLVATMPAYLNALTGRGVHIVTVNDYLARRDSEWMGGIYRFLGLTVGLIVHGLDTLERQRAYAADVTYGTNNEFGFDYLRDNMVLDASEMVQRELHYAIVDEVDSILIDEARTPLIISGPAEKPTELYYRIARLVPRLQAGVDYQVDEKAHTVALTEAGVRKVEKMLGVDNLSDEANLELAHHVYQGLRAHALMKRDRDYVVKDGKVIIVDEFTGRLMFGRRFSEGLHQAIEAKEGVRIERESQTLATITFQNYFRMYRKLAGMTGTAATEEEEFRKIYGLDVVVIPTHKPMIRVDYPDVVYRTEQGKFAAVVEEIAECHRRGQPVLVGTISIEKSEMLSRLLKKRGIPHQVLNAKYHEQEAKIVAQAGRLGMVTIATNMAGRGTDILLGGNPEYLAREELLRRGCPPEVVAEAAEYGTPSSPEVAAAREEFRRLVAKFKQETDAEHEKVVALGGLHIIGTERHESRRIDNQLRGRAGRQGDPGSSRFYVSLEDDLMRLFGSDNIMGLMDKLGMDDSVPIEHPLVTRSIEAAQKKVESRNFELRKHVLEYDDVMNQQREVIYSQRRRVLLGEDLGDTIREMISSVVADTVARYTGESKYPEEWDLKGLLAYGEQLFLRPGALSVADLEECTSREALTARLLEEAEAFWRSREEELGAEMLRQLERVILLRVVDAKWMDHLDAMDQLRQGIGLRAYGHSDPLVEYKFEAYAMFQEMIKSIQEDVVRYLFRVQIAPAAAERRPRRLVENRGEEEERPRPVRVQHIGRNAPCPCGSGKKYKRCCGR, from the coding sequence ATGCTGAGCGTTTTACGCAGTCTTTTTGATGACAACGCGCGCGAGATCAAGCGTTTGCAGAAAACCGTAGACCAGATCAACAGCCTGGAGCCCCAGATCAGGGGGTTGAGCGACAGCCAGCTGAGAGCAAAGACTGCAGAGTTCAAAAACCGGCTTGCCCAGGGCGAAACCCTGGATGACCTCCTCCCGGAGGCCTTCGCCGTGGTCCGGGAGGCGGCGCGGCGCGTCCTGGGGATGCGCCCCTTCGATGTGCAGCTGATGGGGGGAATTGTCCTCCACCAGGGAAGGATCGCCGAGATGAAGACCGGGGAAGGAAAGACCCTCGTGGCGACCATGCCTGCCTACCTGAACGCCCTGACGGGGCGGGGCGTCCATATCGTAACGGTGAACGACTACCTGGCGCGCCGGGACAGCGAGTGGATGGGAGGTATTTACCGCTTTCTGGGCCTCACTGTAGGGCTGATCGTGCACGGCCTGGATACCCTGGAACGGCAGCGTGCCTACGCTGCCGATGTTACTTACGGGACCAACAACGAGTTCGGATTCGACTACCTCCGGGACAACATGGTCCTGGATGCTTCGGAAATGGTGCAGCGGGAGCTCCACTACGCCATCGTTGACGAGGTGGACAGCATCCTCATCGACGAGGCGCGCACCCCCCTGATTATCTCGGGGCCGGCGGAAAAGCCGACGGAGCTCTACTACCGGATCGCGCGCCTGGTCCCCAGGCTTCAGGCGGGAGTCGATTACCAGGTTGATGAGAAGGCGCATACGGTGGCCCTCACCGAGGCGGGAGTCCGCAAGGTGGAAAAAATGCTGGGGGTCGACAACCTTTCCGATGAGGCAAACCTGGAGCTGGCGCACCACGTCTACCAGGGGCTGCGCGCCCACGCCCTGATGAAGCGCGACCGGGACTACGTGGTGAAGGATGGAAAGGTCATCATTGTAGATGAGTTCACGGGCCGCCTGATGTTTGGGCGCCGCTTCAGCGAGGGGCTGCACCAGGCGATTGAGGCCAAGGAAGGGGTGCGCATCGAGCGGGAATCCCAGACCCTGGCCACCATCACCTTCCAGAACTACTTCCGGATGTACCGGAAACTGGCGGGGATGACCGGTACGGCCGCCACCGAAGAGGAGGAGTTCCGGAAGATTTACGGGCTTGACGTGGTTGTGATTCCCACCCACAAGCCGATGATCCGGGTCGACTACCCTGATGTTGTCTACCGCACGGAGCAGGGGAAGTTCGCGGCGGTTGTGGAGGAGATTGCAGAGTGCCACCGGCGCGGTCAGCCCGTGCTGGTGGGCACCATCTCCATTGAAAAATCGGAGATGCTCAGCAGGCTTCTCAAAAAGCGGGGGATCCCCCACCAGGTCCTGAACGCCAAGTACCACGAGCAGGAGGCGAAGATCGTCGCCCAGGCGGGAAGGCTGGGAATGGTTACCATTGCCACGAACATGGCGGGGCGGGGGACCGACATTCTGCTCGGGGGGAACCCGGAGTACCTTGCCCGCGAGGAACTCCTCCGCCGGGGCTGTCCTCCTGAGGTGGTTGCCGAGGCGGCCGAGTACGGGACCCCCTCCTCCCCGGAAGTGGCTGCTGCAAGGGAAGAGTTCCGGCGGCTGGTGGCGAAATTCAAACAGGAGACCGATGCGGAGCACGAGAAGGTGGTTGCGCTGGGAGGCCTCCACATCATTGGAACGGAGCGCCACGAAAGCAGGCGCATCGACAACCAGCTCCGGGGCCGGGCGGGCCGGCAGGGCGACCCGGGCTCCTCCCGCTTCTACGTCTCCCTGGAGGATGACCTGATGCGCCTCTTCGGTTCCGACAACATCATGGGGCTCATGGATAAACTGGGGATGGACGACTCCGTGCCCATCGAGCACCCGCTTGTGACCCGGTCCATCGAAGCCGCCCAGAAGAAGGTGGAGAGCCGCAACTTCGAGCTCCGCAAGCACGTTCTGGAGTACGACGATGTCATGAACCAGCAGCGGGAGGTCATCTACAGCCAGCGGCGCCGCGTCCTGCTGGGCGAGGACCTCGGAGATACGATCAGAGAGATGATTTCCAGTGTGGTTGCGGACACAGTTGCCCGCTATACAGGAGAGAGCAAGTACCCGGAGGAGTGGGACCTGAAGGGGTTGCTTGCGTATGGAGAGCAGCTCTTCCTCCGCCCGGGTGCCCTGAGCGTGGCGGACCTGGAGGAGTGCACCTCGCGGGAGGCTCTCACGGCGCGGCTTCTTGAGGAGGCCGAAGCTTTCTGGCGCTCCCGGGAAGAGGAGCTGGGGGCCGAGATGTTGAGGCAGCTGGAGAGGGTAATTCTCCTCAGGGTTGTCGATGCCAAGTGGATGGACCACCTGGACGCAATGGACCAGCTGCGCCAGGGGATCGGGCTGCGCGCCTACGGACACTCCGACCCGCTGGTGGAGTATAAGTTTGAGGCCTATGCCATGTTTCAGGAGATGATTAAAAGCATCCAGGAGGATGTGGTCCGCTACCTTTTCAGGGTTCAGATCGCTCCGGCTGCGGCCGAACGTCGCCCCCGCCGCCTTGTGGAAAACCGGGGGGAAGAGGAGGAGCGCCCCCGGCCGGTCCGGGTGCAGCACATCGGGAGAAACGCTCCCTGCCCCTGCGGCAGCGGAAAGAAATATAAGCGCTGCTGCGGGAGGTAG
- the raiA gene encoding ribosome-associated translation inhibitor RaiA codes for MKITIRGKNIEVTEGLRDYVEKKLVKLTRYFDHIHEAQVTVFTERGSYVAEVTIPLNSMILRGEEGSGENLYAAVDLVVEKLEKQIQKHRTRLYRRFRNQGLKDLIAALGEENKKEEEPKVVRTKRFAIKPMTVEEAVLQMNLLGHDFFVFSNAETEQVNVLYRRKDGNYGLIEPEF; via the coding sequence GTGAAGATCACCATCCGGGGGAAAAACATCGAAGTGACCGAGGGACTGCGGGACTACGTGGAGAAGAAGCTGGTAAAGTTAACCCGGTATTTCGATCACATCCACGAAGCTCAGGTGACGGTTTTTACAGAGCGGGGGAGCTACGTTGCGGAGGTGACCATTCCCCTGAACAGCATGATCCTGCGGGGGGAAGAGGGAAGCGGGGAGAACCTTTATGCCGCCGTGGATCTGGTTGTCGAAAAGCTGGAAAAGCAGATCCAGAAGCACCGGACCAGGCTTTACCGGCGGTTCCGCAACCAGGGCCTGAAGGATCTGATTGCGGCTCTCGGTGAGGAAAACAAAAAGGAAGAGGAGCCGAAAGTGGTGCGGACAAAGCGTTTCGCCATAAAGCCGATGACTGTGGAAGAGGCCGTTTTACAGATGAACCTGCTGGGCCACGATTTCTTCGTTTTCAGCAACGCGGAAACAGAGCAGGTCAACGTCCTCTACCGCCGCAAAGACGGGAACTACGGGCTGATCGAACCCGAATTCTAG
- a CDS encoding cold shock domain-containing protein yields the protein MQGRVKWFNQEKGYGFIECDGGGDVFVHYSAIQEEGFKTLTEGQRVEFEIVQGARGPQAARVVKL from the coding sequence ATGCAAGGCAGAGTCAAGTGGTTCAACCAGGAGAAGGGATACGGCTTCATCGAGTGCGATGGCGGTGGAGACGTGTTCGTTCACTACTCAGCGATTCAGGAGGAGGGCTTCAAGACCCTGACCGAAGGCCAGCGGGTTGAGTTCGAGATCGTCCAGGGCGCCCGCGGGCCCCAGGCCGCCAGGGTCGTGAAACTATAG
- a CDS encoding M20/M25/M40 family metallo-hydrolase → MAPDLSPEEILSELIKINTTNPPGNEIKAALFLKNLFDRAGIPNEIVEAAPGRASFLAFLGPAPPAARRLLYLSHLDVVPAGGSWSFDPFGGEIENGFVHGRGALDCKGMAAAQAAACLILAREQERKPLRGTLIFAAVADEEKGGRYGIRHLLRHHRAKIAADFVVNEGAEEPLNLGKESVYFIQTGEKGLAWSTLRARGTAAHGSLPSLGKNAVLAMARAVKNLGDYQPEVVLLPEVSKLLDTLARMKGWREPVTPANLASFLAGWEDRGFAATLHAMTRLTISPNVVRGGVKTNVVPDLCEVEVDIRVLPGQDRAYVFRELRRCVGTEIEIEMPNYRPPSFSPVASPYYDCIAAAIKEIGGGAAVTCLPMISPGATDSRFLREAGFPCYGVAVLAPDFPPELRTTIHGPDERIDIRSLHHFTRFFVTLARKYLG, encoded by the coding sequence ATGGCACCGGACCTCTCTCCTGAAGAAATCCTGTCTGAACTGATCAAAATCAATACAACCAACCCGCCGGGAAACGAAATCAAGGCAGCCCTTTTCTTGAAAAACCTCTTCGACAGGGCGGGAATCCCCAACGAGATCGTTGAGGCGGCACCGGGCCGCGCCAGCTTCCTTGCCTTCCTCGGCCCCGCGCCGCCTGCGGCAAGGCGCCTCCTCTACCTCTCGCACCTGGATGTGGTTCCCGCGGGCGGCAGCTGGAGCTTCGATCCCTTTGGGGGAGAAATCGAAAACGGGTTCGTCCATGGAAGAGGAGCCCTCGACTGCAAGGGCATGGCTGCCGCCCAGGCCGCCGCCTGCCTCATCCTCGCCCGGGAGCAGGAGAGGAAACCCCTGCGGGGAACTCTGATCTTTGCCGCAGTTGCGGATGAAGAAAAGGGGGGGAGGTATGGAATCCGGCACCTGCTCAGGCACCACAGGGCGAAGATTGCAGCGGACTTTGTGGTCAACGAAGGGGCGGAGGAGCCCCTGAACCTGGGAAAAGAAAGTGTTTACTTCATCCAGACCGGGGAAAAGGGGCTGGCCTGGAGCACCCTGAGGGCCAGGGGAACCGCGGCGCACGGCTCCCTCCCCAGCCTGGGAAAAAACGCCGTCCTCGCGATGGCGCGGGCGGTCAAAAACCTGGGAGACTACCAGCCGGAGGTCGTCCTCCTTCCGGAGGTAAGCAAACTCCTCGATACACTCGCAAGGATGAAGGGCTGGAGGGAGCCGGTCACTCCGGCAAACCTCGCCTCCTTTCTTGCGGGCTGGGAGGACCGGGGCTTCGCCGCCACCCTCCACGCCATGACCCGCCTCACCATCTCCCCCAACGTCGTCCGGGGGGGAGTGAAAACCAACGTCGTCCCCGACCTGTGCGAGGTCGAAGTGGACATCAGGGTGCTGCCGGGGCAGGACCGGGCCTACGTTTTCCGGGAATTGCGCAGGTGCGTGGGAACCGAGATCGAAATCGAGATGCCCAACTACCGCCCCCCTTCCTTTTCGCCGGTCGCTTCCCCGTACTACGACTGCATCGCAGCCGCCATTAAAGAAATCGGAGGGGGAGCCGCGGTGACCTGCCTCCCCATGATCTCCCCGGGCGCCACCGATTCCCGCTTCCTGCGGGAGGCCGGCTTCCCCTGCTACGGAGTGGCCGTCCTCGCCCCCGATTTTCCTCCGGAGTTGAGGACGACAATCCACGGCCCCGACGAACGGATCGACATCCGGAGCCTGCACCACTTCACCAGGTTTTTCGTCACCCTCGCCCGGAAATACCTGGGTTGA
- a CDS encoding AAA family ATPase, whose translation MIKPLEAIIGQERAVKALEFGLGIEAQGFNIFVAGLPGTGKNTAVQSFLESVAATKPVPPDWCYVYNFREPYRPRVLKLPPGYGRKLAGEMRNFLKQARQEIPRLFKSDEYAKRREETTAQYARERNALLSRLDEEAGAAGFVIQIGPTGIFIIPAVNGKPLKAEEFEALPEARQKEILERREKIEELVGTTLREVQKVDRQAQEALKELDRQVAGRALDLLLGELKASYSSFPDVLSYLDAVYTDILDSLPLFRHESGEEQQKAPWQQQENPFRKYEVNVLVDNSETRGAPVVVELSPTYSNLFGTIEKEAQFGALITDFTLIRAGSLHRANGGYLVVAAEELLRNAFSWDGLKRALRDRLGVIEDPLERLGFLATKSLRPEPIPLDLKVILLGDSYLYSLLYHFDPDFRELFKVKAEFGIWMERTPENVQKYAAFFATLCQKENLLHLDASAVAKLVEYGSRLAGAQELLSTRFAEIADLAREACFYAQQEGAPYVTAAHVSRAAAEKLYRSNLIQQMIQDAIRKNTILLDLHGKKVGQVNGLSIISLGDLDFGKPTRITATVAAGREGVIDIEREARLGGRIHTKGVLILTGYLAERYHLETPFSLSARLVFEQSYEGVEGDSASCAELFALLSALSGIPLRQNLAVTGSVNQKGEVQPVGGINEKIEGFYDICRLKGLTGDQGVLIPAGNLRNLMLREDVVEAVREGKFHVYLISTVDEGLEILTGMPAGERLPDGSFPPGTVHAAVAARLKALAEQVRAAAGAEREKPGREKHNGEDNGEA comes from the coding sequence ATGATCAAGCCTCTTGAAGCAATCATCGGGCAGGAGCGGGCGGTGAAGGCGCTGGAGTTCGGCCTGGGGATCGAGGCCCAGGGGTTTAACATTTTTGTGGCCGGGCTCCCCGGCACGGGAAAGAACACCGCAGTGCAGTCTTTTCTGGAAAGTGTTGCCGCGACGAAGCCAGTTCCTCCGGACTGGTGCTACGTCTACAATTTCCGGGAGCCCTACCGGCCCCGCGTTCTTAAGCTTCCTCCGGGCTACGGGAGAAAGCTGGCCGGGGAGATGCGGAACTTTCTCAAGCAGGCGCGCCAGGAAATCCCGCGTCTTTTTAAGAGCGACGAATACGCCAAGAGGCGGGAAGAGACCACGGCGCAGTACGCCAGGGAGCGGAACGCCCTTTTGAGCCGCCTGGACGAGGAGGCGGGAGCGGCGGGGTTTGTCATTCAAATCGGGCCGACGGGGATCTTCATCATTCCCGCGGTAAACGGGAAGCCCCTCAAAGCCGAGGAGTTTGAGGCCCTGCCTGAAGCCAGGCAGAAGGAGATCCTGGAGCGCCGGGAAAAAATTGAGGAGCTGGTGGGGACCACACTGAGGGAGGTCCAGAAGGTTGACCGGCAGGCCCAGGAGGCCCTGAAGGAACTCGACCGCCAGGTGGCGGGGAGAGCGCTGGACCTCCTGCTGGGGGAGCTGAAGGCGTCTTATTCCTCCTTCCCCGACGTCCTTTCCTATCTGGATGCTGTTTACACCGACATCCTGGACAGCCTCCCTCTTTTCCGCCATGAATCCGGGGAAGAACAGCAAAAGGCGCCCTGGCAGCAGCAGGAAAACCCTTTCCGAAAATACGAGGTCAACGTCCTGGTGGACAACAGCGAGACCAGGGGCGCCCCGGTTGTTGTCGAATTGAGCCCTACCTACTCCAATCTCTTCGGGACCATCGAAAAGGAGGCGCAGTTCGGCGCCCTGATCACAGATTTCACGCTGATCCGGGCGGGGTCGCTGCACCGCGCCAACGGCGGCTACCTGGTGGTGGCGGCGGAGGAGCTTCTCCGCAACGCCTTTTCCTGGGACGGCCTGAAGCGGGCGCTCCGGGACCGGCTGGGCGTGATCGAGGACCCCCTCGAAAGGCTCGGGTTTCTGGCTACGAAAAGCCTTCGCCCCGAACCGATTCCCCTTGATTTGAAGGTGATTCTGCTGGGGGACTCCTACCTCTATTCCCTTCTTTACCACTTCGACCCCGATTTTCGGGAGCTCTTCAAGGTCAAGGCCGAGTTCGGCATCTGGATGGAGCGCACCCCGGAGAACGTCCAGAAGTACGCCGCCTTTTTTGCCACCCTCTGCCAGAAGGAAAACCTGCTCCACCTGGATGCCTCGGCGGTGGCAAAGCTGGTGGAGTACGGCTCCCGCCTTGCAGGAGCGCAGGAACTCCTTTCGACCCGCTTTGCGGAGATTGCTGATCTTGCCCGCGAGGCCTGCTTCTACGCCCAGCAGGAGGGGGCTCCCTACGTTACCGCTGCACACGTCAGCCGGGCTGCGGCCGAGAAGCTCTACCGTTCCAATTTAATCCAGCAGATGATTCAGGACGCGATCCGGAAGAACACCATCCTCCTCGATCTCCACGGCAAGAAGGTCGGTCAGGTCAACGGCTTGAGTATAATCAGCCTCGGGGACCTGGACTTCGGAAAGCCGACGCGGATCACGGCAACCGTCGCCGCCGGGAGGGAAGGAGTTATTGACATCGAGCGGGAGGCGCGGCTCGGGGGGAGGATCCACACCAAGGGGGTGCTCATCCTCACCGGCTACCTGGCGGAGCGGTACCACCTGGAGACGCCCTTCTCTTTGAGCGCCAGGCTTGTTTTTGAGCAGAGCTACGAGGGGGTGGAGGGGGACAGCGCTTCCTGCGCGGAGCTTTTCGCCCTTCTCTCTGCCCTGAGCGGGATTCCGCTCCGGCAAAACCTGGCTGTGACCGGCTCCGTCAACCAGAAGGGGGAGGTGCAGCCGGTGGGGGGGATCAACGAAAAGATCGAAGGGTTTTACGACATCTGCCGGTTGAAAGGGCTGACGGGGGACCAGGGGGTCCTGATTCCGGCGGGAAACCTCCGGAACCTGATGCTGCGCGAAGATGTGGTGGAGGCCGTCAGGGAGGGGAAATTTCATGTTTATTTGATCAGCACGGTGGACGAAGGGCTGGAAATCCTCACCGGGATGCCGGCGGGAGAGCGCTTGCCCGATGGGAGCTTTCCCCCGGGAACGGTGCATGCCGCCGTTGCGGCGCGCCTGAAGGCTCTTGCGGAGCAGGTGCGGGCCGCCGCCGGGGCGGAGCGGGAAAAGCCCGGTCGGGAGAAGCACAATGGCGAGGACAACGGGGAAGCATAA
- a CDS encoding ABC transporter permease, producing MKIGRFLSDVYWVFWREIKRLFLQKSRIVMAVVQPVVWLVLMGNSMAGLTRNPIAARMLGTGDYLSFMVPGVMIMTTLFGGVFGGTSVLWDRRLGFLNKMLTAPIYRAAIPLGKLLALMVQSWFQVIVIVVVALSLGVHFATGVPGVLFMLLLASLFGVIMGGISLGLSSMLKSIEALHAIMNFLTLPLMFTSNAMFPTQAMPAWLRQIAHINPLSYAVAPMRTVATRGWIWQDLWVGLVVLALLAAASTAFAVRQFHRSIA from the coding sequence ATGAAAATCGGGAGGTTTCTTTCTGATGTGTACTGGGTGTTCTGGCGGGAGATAAAGCGGCTGTTCCTCCAGAAGTCCCGGATTGTCATGGCGGTTGTGCAGCCCGTCGTCTGGCTGGTGCTGATGGGGAACTCCATGGCCGGTCTCACCCGCAATCCCATTGCCGCCCGCATGCTGGGAACGGGCGACTACCTGAGTTTTATGGTTCCCGGCGTGATGATCATGACGACCCTGTTCGGGGGAGTGTTCGGCGGCACCTCGGTGCTCTGGGACCGGCGGCTGGGGTTCCTGAACAAGATGCTGACCGCGCCGATCTACCGGGCAGCCATTCCGCTCGGGAAGCTGCTGGCATTGATGGTTCAGAGCTGGTTCCAGGTGATTGTTATCGTGGTGGTCGCTCTGAGCCTGGGGGTGCACTTTGCCACAGGAGTCCCCGGGGTGCTTTTTATGCTGCTGCTGGCCAGTTTGTTCGGCGTGATCATGGGAGGAATATCTCTTGGCCTTTCTTCAATGCTGAAGTCGATCGAGGCCCTGCACGCGATCATGAACTTCCTGACCCTGCCGCTCATGTTCACCAGCAACGCCATGTTCCCTACCCAGGCAATGCCGGCATGGCTGCGGCAAATTGCCCATATAAACCCGCTCTCTTACGCCGTGGCCCCGATGCGGACGGTTGCGACGAGGGGTTGGATCTGGCAGGACCTCTGGGTCGGGCTGGTGGTCCTGGCGCTGCTGGCGGCAGCTTCGACCGCCTTTGCCGTCCGCCAGTTCCACAGGTCGATCGCGTGA
- a CDS encoding ATP-binding cassette domain-containing protein: MGAMIEVEGLTKSFPGGVTAVDGVTFSVEEGEIFGFLGPNGAGKTTTIAMLTTLIAPTSGAARVAGMSITRQAYQVRLAIGYVSQDLAVDDNLTGYENLRLQAGFYHLPRSEVKRRIAEVLEMVDLTDRAHDLVETYSGGMRKRLDIACGLIHRPRVLFLDEPTLGLDIQTRREIWQYINHLRENNKMTIFLTTHYMDEADALCDRIAIIDYGRIKVIDTPSRLKSMLGDELVEFRFSTGTAEEIAAAVEIIRAQDFVAEVREAGARGYVAVVTDGETAVPRIFEAVSGQPARIGAITHKRPSLDDVFLHFTGREMRENGGGRDEAMRARMVMWRARR; this comes from the coding sequence ATGGGCGCGATGATTGAGGTGGAGGGGCTCACCAAGAGCTTCCCCGGTGGGGTAACTGCCGTGGACGGCGTCACTTTTTCGGTTGAAGAGGGGGAAATTTTTGGTTTTTTGGGCCCAAACGGAGCCGGTAAAACGACGACCATTGCCATGCTGACAACGCTGATTGCTCCCACCAGCGGCGCGGCAAGGGTGGCCGGGATGAGCATCACCCGCCAGGCCTACCAGGTGCGCCTGGCAATTGGCTATGTGTCGCAGGACCTGGCTGTAGACGACAACCTCACGGGATACGAAAACCTGAGGCTGCAGGCCGGTTTCTACCATCTTCCCCGGAGTGAGGTGAAGCGCCGGATCGCAGAGGTGCTGGAAATGGTGGATCTGACAGACCGGGCACATGACCTGGTGGAGACTTATTCCGGCGGGATGCGCAAGCGCCTGGACATAGCCTGCGGACTTATTCACCGCCCGCGCGTGCTCTTTCTTGACGAGCCGACCCTCGGCCTGGATATCCAGACGAGGCGGGAGATCTGGCAGTACATCAACCACCTGCGGGAGAACAATAAAATGACCATCTTCCTGACTACCCACTACATGGATGAGGCCGATGCCCTGTGCGACCGCATCGCCATCATCGACTACGGCCGCATCAAAGTCATCGACACACCCTCCAGGCTGAAAAGCATGCTTGGGGACGAACTTGTAGAATTCCGCTTCAGCACGGGTACGGCCGAAGAGATTGCAGCTGCGGTTGAGATCATCCGCGCCCAGGACTTTGTCGCCGAGGTCCGGGAGGCGGGGGCGCGGGGTTATGTTGCGGTGGTGACCGATGGAGAAACCGCAGTGCCCCGCATATTTGAAGCGGTTTCCGGCCAGCCGGCCCGCATCGGGGCAATCACGCATAAGCGCCCCTCGCTCGACGACGTCTTCCTCCACTTTACCGGACGGGAGATGCGGGAGAACGGCGGGGGGAGAGATGAGGCGATGCGGGCGCGGATGGTGATGTGGAGGGCGCGCAGATGA
- a CDS encoding diguanylate cyclase yields the protein MTASLRGAPEAPLAYLLERVFTGRGCVSVAFSRDSSRAMVVVAVPVRVGGRFQGVLAGLIPPDFLSRFLDGGEVSSLSLKSGGRLILARGDDRAKGDGRRLIVARSVFRDSGWELVVARDLTAVLGDLRKKLLLAFAAVLPVFGMFLLLARRLASFVSEFLLDLASMIFQVASGKTGQRAHAGGKNELSVLARAYNTMAAFLERARAELSERLEILERQKVRLEEQTRELAALQEELYQKQAELVKKNQMLQEMLVVDQLTGLYNRHAFLEMTRAEIKRSFRYREPLVLALIDIDYFKTINDTYGHSVGDQVLCEVAKVFKNTVRHSDLAGRYGGDELILLAPNTNLTSGCFLAERIRENVSEHQVEIGGRLTGVTVSVGLASLDSTRFPSSEKIKDAEVEVILGELLERADRGLYLAKNRGRNRVEAC from the coding sequence TTGACGGCTTCGCTTCGGGGTGCTCCGGAGGCCCCTCTTGCTTATCTCCTGGAAAGGGTTTTTACGGGGCGCGGGTGCGTTTCCGTGGCTTTTTCCCGGGATTCATCTAGAGCAATGGTAGTGGTTGCGGTTCCGGTACGGGTTGGGGGCAGGTTTCAGGGGGTTCTGGCAGGGCTTATTCCTCCGGATTTCCTTTCCCGGTTCTTAGACGGTGGCGAGGTTTCCAGTTTGTCACTCAAGAGCGGGGGCAGGCTGATTCTTGCTCGGGGCGATGACAGAGCAAAAGGTGATGGCAGGCGCTTGATAGTGGCCCGGAGCGTTTTCCGGGATTCCGGCTGGGAACTCGTCGTTGCCCGCGACCTCACTGCGGTTCTTGGAGATTTAAGAAAAAAATTGCTTCTTGCTTTTGCGGCTGTACTGCCTGTTTTTGGGATGTTTCTGCTCCTTGCCAGGAGGCTTGCTTCATTTGTTTCCGAGTTTCTCCTGGATCTTGCTTCCATGATATTCCAGGTTGCCTCCGGAAAAACCGGGCAGCGTGCTCATGCCGGGGGGAAAAACGAACTTTCCGTTTTGGCACGGGCGTACAACACCATGGCGGCTTTTCTCGAGAGAGCGCGGGCCGAGCTGAGCGAAAGGCTGGAGATTCTGGAAAGGCAAAAGGTGCGGCTGGAGGAGCAAACCAGGGAATTGGCGGCGCTTCAGGAGGAGCTCTACCAGAAGCAGGCGGAGCTCGTGAAAAAGAACCAGATGCTCCAGGAAATGCTGGTTGTTGACCAGCTCACCGGGCTTTATAACAGGCATGCTTTTTTGGAGATGACCAGGGCAGAAATTAAGAGGTCCTTTCGCTACCGGGAGCCGCTTGTGCTTGCCCTCATAGACATCGATTATTTCAAGACCATCAATGACACCTACGGCCACTCTGTTGGGGATCAGGTGTTATGTGAAGTTGCGAAGGTCTTTAAGAATACGGTGCGCCACTCCGACCTGGCGGGGCGCTACGGCGGCGACGAGCTGATCCTCCTGGCTCCAAATACTAACCTCACGTCGGGCTGCTTTTTGGCAGAGCGCATCAGGGAGAACGTAAGCGAGCATCAGGTAGAAATTGGCGGCAGATTAACCGGAGTTACTGTAAGTGTTGGTCTTGCCTCCCTGGACAGCACGCGCTTTCCGTCTTCAGAAAAGATCAAAGATGCAGAAGTGGAAGTGATTTTGGGCGAGCTTTTGGAGCGGGCCGACCGGGGGCTCTATCTTGCTAAGAACAGGGGCCGCAACAGGGTTGAGGCGTGCTGA
- the pilO gene encoding type 4a pilus biogenesis protein PilO encodes MKSPLVAGLSEREKVLLTLAGLGLLTALFLLFWYLPAKSYLAQRGRVLRAREEELRAVQSLARSTSALQARLARARREKLLLDSRFPYRLEPARLVEQLWGSALDAGVALNEVTAVADQEGGGKPRAFSAYTLDVGCAGSYPELVAFVKKIKGLTPLFMIDGLEIKKQPDGVLQARLTLKTFVDAGENPLPALEEEAVPLLAPGRQSPF; translated from the coding sequence GTGAAGTCGCCGTTGGTTGCGGGGCTTTCGGAGAGAGAAAAAGTCCTCTTGACGCTTGCAGGCCTGGGCCTGCTCACGGCCCTGTTTCTTCTCTTTTGGTATTTGCCTGCGAAGTCCTACCTCGCCCAGAGGGGCCGGGTGCTCCGCGCCCGGGAAGAAGAGCTGCGGGCTGTGCAAAGCCTTGCCCGGAGCACTTCTGCGCTGCAGGCCCGGCTCGCGCGCGCCCGGCGGGAGAAACTTCTTTTGGACTCCCGGTTTCCTTACCGGCTCGAACCCGCCCGGCTCGTGGAGCAGCTCTGGGGAAGTGCTTTAGATGCGGGAGTTGCCCTGAACGAGGTGACCGCAGTCGCGGACCAGGAGGGGGGAGGGAAACCCCGCGCCTTTTCTGCGTATACCCTGGATGTCGGTTGTGCTGGCAGTTATCCGGAATTGGTTGCATTCGTAAAGAAGATCAAGGGATTAACCCCGCTTTTTATGATTGACGGCCTGGAGATCAAAAAACAGCCTGACGGTGTACTGCAGGCGCGCCTCACTCTCAAGACCTTCGTGGATGCCGGGGAAAACCCCCTGCCCGCCCTGGAGGAAGAAGCTGTCCCCCTGCTCGCGCCAGGGCGCCAAAGCCCCTTCTAA